The following is a genomic window from Syntrophomonadaceae bacterium.
CCTGATCGGCCTGCTGGCCAGTGACTGGGATCTGGATGAGCGCCATGTATCTGTGCTAATTCCCAATGGGCAAATTACGGCCCCGGCAGAGGTGGCTTCCCGCCTGGCTGATCTCCTCGAAAGGGAATATCGCAAGATTTTTTAGTGGCTATTGCCGTTGCCGCCGAACCAGAATTATGGGTGAATTATGGGGACACCATACCGAATTATGGGCTAGAAGTTAGACCCCCTTTTCTTTTCGGGGGTCTTTGGGGCTGGGTTTTATGCGGTCACAAATACTATCTCAATATCGTTTCAAAGCTTGTTCGAAAGCTCTCGTCTGCTAAACAATTTAGTACGGTGTCCCCTTAATTCCCTTTAATTCCTAACTGGTTTGTTGGTTCACTCGTATCTTAAGGCTTCCATAGGCTTCATATTTGCAGCCCTCCTGGCTGGATACAGTCCTCCCAAAATACCAGTGGCAACAGCAACTGCTACTCCGGCAACTAAAACCAGCGGGGATATAATCAGCTCCATATCGGTTATAATAAATCTGGAAGTGCCAATTTTGATAAAAAGACTTATCAGCACTCCCATTAAAACACCTAAAACTCCGCCTATCAAACTAACAATAGTTGCTTCTATAAGAAATAATGATAGAATATCTTTTTTTGTGGCGCCTATTGCCTTCATAATCCCAATTTCACGGGTTCTTTCCATAACTGACATCAGCATGGTATTTACAATTCCCACACACCCTACAATCAGTGCAATAAAGGCAATACCAATGACAACAGCTTGTATCAGAAGCGAAACCAACCTGATTTGATCTAGTACTTTTCCGGGAACAACAGCTGTGGTCAGCCCGCTTACCCCATGGATTTCATCCAGTCTATTTTCGATTTTTTCAGCTAGTTCTCTTGCCTGGCCTAAATCTTCAATCCTTACCAGCATAAGCATTACATCTTCTGTACCTGTAATTTCTTTTATGGCTTCTTTGCTAAGCAACAAACGATGGCTGACCTCTACCCCTGCAAGGTCATAAGCCATTATGCCAACTATTGTAAATCCAATCTTTTCGCCGTCTTTATTTTTTATATTTAACTCTTCACCAACTTTTAAATCTGCATTTAACCAACGA
Proteins encoded in this region:
- a CDS encoding ABC transporter permease, coding for MAMKWTKKIKLAKTSLKEYKTRTILTIVSIAIGIATIVSLIIISHSMEMAVGARLGGTVDIIRALPGHVVPGRDFVPYGSFTEESAAEIEKIAGVVATSNWMVEIAEVEYKGTSAPVELMGGNPKDFKDFMGGVIEIIEGRLLKEGENREIILSVSTLDHINRWLNADLKVGEELNIKNKDGEKIGFTIVGIMAYDLAGVEVSHRLLLSKEAIKEITGTEDVMLMLVRIEDLGQARELAEKIENRLDEIHGVSGLTTAVVPGKVLDQIRLVSLLIQAVVIGIAFIALIVGCVGIVNTMLMSVMERTREIGIMKAIGATKKDILSLFLIEATIVSLIGGVLGVLMGVLISLFIKIGTSRFIITDMELIISPLVLVAGVAVAVATGILGGLYPARRAANMKPMEALRYE